The following coding sequences are from one Thermodesulfobacteriota bacterium window:
- a CDS encoding DUF2341 domain-containing protein produces the protein MRRDKGSRLRSGAGTGIFLALLLALAPGAAQASWWNDQWAFRRPVQVQPEVYQLAAGTVLTEVPVLLRLHPGNFDFDLAQENGSDLRVLAADDQTPLSIQIETYDPAAQMALVWVKLPRLEAGRPAGLWLYYGSQGAEPAKEAGSSFDVAQALVYHLSEVSGPPRDATAYKRHAEGFQAIQGVAGIAGKGVTVSAGGDHLSLPPLPGLDKSGFTFATWIRLAAPAGEAPLFTIAGVKTRLVLGIAGTTPQVRLDGQDKARTPELAAGTPLTPGTWQHLCLTAAPGGDLVLFLDGTEVGRQPLAGSLPEGLQLRVAGSLPDRTAPETLAADLDEISLAGVPRPPEWVRLQAVNQGQEAGAPVVGPQEVGNQPMKELVYLKTVLDAITLDGWVIIGLLILMGAVGWVTLFSKTLSFRIMGRQNEAFLALFDQQPDFLAVAARHDGDFANAPLFRVYEAGCRELAGRLDRQGAARLSPRAMQVVRTAVEQAYVEETNAFSARLPFLVMSVSGGPFLGLLGTVWGVMSTFAAMANAGEANLAAIAPGIASALATTVFGLIVAIPALFAYNYLAGSVKAMTTELGIFTDRLLAMVDERYGESSP, from the coding sequence ATGAGACGAGACAAGGGAAGCCGGCTCAGGAGCGGGGCCGGCACCGGCATCTTCCTGGCGCTGCTCCTGGCCCTGGCCCCCGGTGCCGCGCAGGCCTCCTGGTGGAACGACCAGTGGGCCTTTCGCCGGCCGGTGCAGGTGCAGCCGGAGGTCTATCAGCTGGCCGCCGGCACGGTGCTCACCGAGGTGCCGGTGCTCCTGCGGCTGCACCCCGGCAACTTCGACTTCGACCTGGCGCAGGAGAACGGCTCGGACCTGCGGGTGTTGGCCGCCGACGATCAGACGCCCCTGTCCATCCAGATCGAGACCTATGATCCGGCGGCCCAGATGGCCCTGGTCTGGGTGAAGCTGCCACGCCTGGAGGCGGGCCGGCCAGCCGGTCTGTGGCTCTACTACGGCAGCCAGGGCGCGGAGCCGGCCAAGGAGGCGGGCAGCAGCTTCGATGTCGCCCAGGCCCTGGTCTATCACCTGTCGGAGGTGAGCGGACCGCCCCGGGATGCCACGGCCTACAAGCGCCATGCGGAAGGCTTCCAGGCCATCCAGGGCGTGGCGGGCATTGCCGGCAAAGGCGTCACGGTGAGCGCCGGCGGCGACCATCTGAGCCTGCCGCCCCTACCGGGTCTGGACAAGAGCGGCTTCACCTTCGCCACCTGGATCCGGCTGGCGGCACCAGCCGGGGAGGCGCCGCTGTTCACCATCGCAGGCGTCAAGACCCGCCTGGTCCTGGGGATCGCCGGCACCACCCCGCAGGTCCGCCTGGATGGTCAGGACAAGGCCCGGACACCGGAGCTGGCGGCCGGGACGCCGCTCACCCCCGGCACCTGGCAGCACCTGTGCCTGACCGCTGCACCTGGCGGCGACCTGGTGCTGTTCCTGGACGGCACCGAGGTGGGCCGCCAGCCCTTGGCCGGCAGCCTGCCGGAGGGCTTGCAGCTCCGGGTGGCCGGCAGCCTGCCAGACCGGACGGCTCCGGAGACCCTGGCCGCCGATCTCGACGAGATCAGCCTGGCTGGCGTCCCCCGGCCGCCGGAGTGGGTGCGGCTGCAGGCGGTCAACCAGGGCCAGGAGGCCGGCGCACCGGTGGTGGGCCCCCAGGAGGTCGGCAATCAGCCCATGAAGGAGCTGGTCTACCTCAAGACCGTGCTGGACGCCATCACCCTGGACGGCTGGGTCATCATCGGGCTTCTCATCCTCATGGGCGCGGTGGGCTGGGTGACGCTGTTCAGCAAGACCCTGTCCTTCCGCATCATGGGCCGTCAGAACGAGGCCTTCCTGGCCCTCTTCGACCAGCAGCCGGATTTCCTTGCCGTGGCGGCCCGGCATGACGGCGACTTTGCCAACGCCCCTCTTTTCCGGGTCTACGAGGCCGGCTGCCGGGAGCTGGCCGGCCGCCTTGACCGGCAGGGTGCGGCCCGCCTGTCGCCCCGGGCCATGCAGGTGGTGCGCACCGCGGTGGAGCAGGCCTATGTGGAAGAGACCAACGCCTTTTCCGCCCGGTTGCCCTTTCTGGTGATGTCGGTGTCCGGCGGGCCATTCCTGGGCCTCCTGGGCACGGTGTGGGGGGTCATGAGCACCTTTGCCGCCATGGCCAATGCCGGCGAAGCCAACCTGGCCGCCATCGCCCCAGGCATCGCCTCGGCCCTGGCCACCACCGTCTTCGGCCTCATCGTCGCCATCCCGGCCCTGTTCGCCTACAACTACCTGGCCGGCTCGGTGAAGGCCATGACCACCGAGCTGGGCATCTTCACGGACCGTCTCCTGGCCATGGTGGACGAGCGCTACGGGGAGAGCTCGCCATGA
- a CDS encoding biopolymer transporter ExbD, whose translation MRRALTEHKPIDEINVTPLLDLAWTLLVVFVIAVTAAVQGIKVNLPKASAAPSLMKPKTKAITIMAGGQIYLDTYPVTMAELEVRLQAFRAADPELPVVVKGDETIRYSLVIEVLDLLQRLEIQQLGLVTQKLVK comes from the coding sequence ATGAGAAGGGCACTCACCGAGCACAAGCCCATCGACGAGATCAACGTTACACCGCTCCTGGACCTGGCCTGGACCCTGCTGGTGGTCTTTGTCATCGCGGTCACCGCCGCGGTGCAAGGCATCAAGGTCAATCTGCCCAAGGCCTCGGCAGCGCCGTCCCTCATGAAGCCCAAGACCAAGGCCATCACCATCATGGCCGGCGGCCAGATCTATCTCGATACCTACCCGGTGACCATGGCCGAGCTGGAGGTGCGGCTGCAGGCCTTCCGGGCCGCCGACCCCGAGCTGCCGGTGGTGGTGAAGGGCGACGAGACGATCCGCTACTCCCTGGTCATCGAGGTGCTGGACCTCCTGCAGCGCCTGGAGATCCAGCAGCTGGGTCTGGTGACCCAGAAGCTGGTGAAGTGA
- a CDS encoding TonB family protein, protein MSGKGENGNLGIWLLAGVVILVVVAGMVMVARVLLCKDIDTRRQVATVTLLKPPPPPPEVKEKPPEIRKEEPKPEEVVPEEQEEAPENDQPPDEGPPPGEDLGLDADGAAGGDAFGLAARKGGRALVGGGGNLLGRFAWYTAGLSDTIGKRLREALEAAGGIPPGEIKAQIRVVLAEDGRITDFAILKPSGNHRVDAALADCLKAVRVDPPPEGMPRAIRLKVTSHG, encoded by the coding sequence ATGAGCGGCAAGGGGGAAAACGGCAACCTGGGGATCTGGCTGCTGGCCGGGGTGGTGATCCTGGTGGTGGTGGCGGGCATGGTCATGGTGGCCCGGGTGCTTCTGTGCAAGGACATCGATACCCGGCGCCAGGTGGCCACAGTCACCCTGTTGAAGCCGCCGCCACCACCACCGGAGGTCAAGGAAAAGCCGCCGGAGATCAGAAAGGAGGAGCCGAAGCCCGAGGAGGTCGTGCCCGAGGAGCAGGAGGAGGCGCCGGAGAACGATCAGCCGCCGGATGAGGGGCCGCCGCCCGGCGAGGACCTCGGCCTGGACGCCGACGGCGCAGCGGGTGGCGACGCCTTCGGCCTGGCGGCCAGGAAGGGCGGCCGTGCCCTGGTCGGCGGCGGCGGCAACCTGCTGGGCCGGTTCGCCTGGTACACCGCCGGCCTCTCCGACACCATCGGCAAGCGGCTGCGGGAGGCCCTGGAAGCAGCAGGCGGCATTCCCCCGGGCGAGATCAAGGCCCAGATCCGGGTCGTACTCGCTGAGGACGGCCGGATCACCGACTTTGCCATCCTGAAGCCTTCCGGCAACCACCGGGTGGACGCGGCCCTGGCCGACTGTCTCAAGGCGGTCCGGGTGGATCCACCCCCGGAGGGCATGCCCCGTGCCATCCGGCTCAAGGTGACGAGCCATGGCTGA